One Vibrio pomeroyi genomic region harbors:
- a CDS encoding putative hemolysin codes for MKKIGLMAVFAVVLGGCANDYAEYSEGQRVSVANPAAVYCVQQDGELDTVTENNQRTTYCVFDDGERIEQWEYYRNNHEQEAEK; via the coding sequence ATGAAGAAAATTGGTTTGATGGCTGTATTTGCCGTTGTATTAGGCGGTTGTGCAAACGACTATGCAGAATATAGCGAAGGCCAACGTGTTTCAGTCGCTAACCCAGCCGCGGTTTATTGTGTTCAACAGGACGGTGAATTAGATACGGTGACTGAAAACAATCAACGTACCACTTACTGTGTATTCGATGACGGTGAGCGCATTGAACAGTGGGAGTACTACCGCAATAACCACGAGCAAGAAGCTGAAAAGTAA
- the gntR gene encoding gluconate operon transcriptional repressor GntR, with amino-acid sequence MSNKKKRPTLQDVANLVGVTKMTVSRCLRDSSQVSEALRDKINAAVDELGYIPNRAPDILSNAKSNAIGVLVPSLTNQVFAEVIRGIEQVTAPAGYQTMIAHYGYSAELEEQSIASLLSYNVDAIILSENVHTDRARKMLQTASIPVIEIMDSVSPRIEQAVGFDNFEAARAMTKTMLERGRTNIAYLAARMDERTRLKMAGYEHAMQEAGKEPVTLQTEDASSFTLGAKLIGELIEKHPQVNGIFCTNDDLAIGAFYECIRRGIQVPEQMAIAGFHGHDITVAMTPRLATVVTPREQIGKVAAEQVVARLKGNQEWIAKLDLGYAIEVGESI; translated from the coding sequence ATGTCGAATAAGAAAAAACGTCCTACATTACAAGATGTTGCCAACTTAGTTGGTGTCACCAAGATGACCGTAAGTCGCTGTCTGAGAGATTCTTCTCAAGTATCAGAAGCGCTACGAGACAAGATCAACGCCGCAGTCGATGAACTGGGCTATATCCCCAACCGCGCACCAGACATTCTTTCCAATGCGAAGAGTAATGCAATAGGTGTGTTGGTTCCCTCGCTAACCAACCAAGTTTTTGCCGAAGTGATCCGAGGTATCGAGCAAGTCACCGCACCAGCAGGCTATCAAACCATGATTGCCCACTACGGCTATAGCGCAGAACTGGAAGAACAGAGTATTGCTTCGCTGCTCTCATACAATGTGGATGCGATTATTTTGTCTGAGAATGTGCATACCGATAGAGCGCGTAAGATGCTACAGACTGCGTCGATTCCTGTGATTGAGATTATGGACTCGGTATCGCCAAGGATTGAACAAGCCGTCGGCTTTGATAACTTCGAAGCAGCTAGGGCAATGACGAAAACCATGCTCGAACGAGGGCGCACCAATATTGCTTATTTAGCTGCTCGTATGGATGAGCGTACTCGCTTGAAAATGGCGGGCTATGAACATGCAATGCAAGAGGCTGGTAAAGAGCCCGTTACACTGCAAACTGAAGATGCTTCTTCGTTCACTTTAGGTGCGAAGCTTATCGGAGAATTGATAGAGAAACACCCACAGGTGAATGGCATTTTCTGTACGAACGATGACTTAGCGATTGGTGCCTTCTACGAATGTATACGCCGTGGTATTCAAGTACCAGAACAGATGGCAATTGCAGGTTTCCACGGACACGACATCACAGTGGCGATGACACCTCGTTTAGCTACCGTGGTTACACCTAGGGAGCAGATAGGTAAAGTCGCCGCAGAACAAGTTGTGGCGCGTTTAAAAGGCAATCAGGAGTGGATAGCGAAGTTGGATCTTGGCTACGCGATTGAAGTGGGCGAAAGTATCTAA
- a CDS encoding TRAP transporter small permease subunit: MTDKIPHAPAENDEKPRNGLDRLIIKFSNLVSWLFIFTVLISFYEVVMRYAFDAPTTWVHETASFIGGSLFIIGGIYAFAADKHVRVVLIYDSVSNQTRKYLNLVHHIVGLAFAGMLAYAAYFTAEEAWFAPWGEFRLETSGSVLNAPYPALLKGLIFVVLCVLVVQFVLHLIQELMGLRKNDDV, encoded by the coding sequence ATGACAGACAAAATCCCTCACGCACCAGCTGAAAACGATGAAAAGCCAAGAAACGGGCTTGATCGTCTTATCATAAAATTCAGCAACTTAGTTAGCTGGTTGTTTATCTTCACTGTATTGATTTCATTTTACGAAGTTGTGATGCGCTATGCATTTGACGCCCCAACCACATGGGTGCATGAGACGGCTTCATTTATCGGTGGTTCACTATTCATTATCGGCGGCATCTATGCTTTCGCGGCTGATAAACATGTACGTGTTGTTCTTATCTACGATTCAGTGTCTAACCAAACACGTAAGTATCTTAATCTTGTTCACCACATCGTTGGTTTAGCCTTTGCGGGCATGCTCGCTTACGCAGCTTACTTCACTGCAGAAGAAGCGTGGTTTGCACCTTGGGGTGAATTTCGCCTTGAGACATCAGGCTCTGTATTGAATGCGCCTTATCCTGCGCTGCTTAAAGGTCTGATCTTTGTCGTTTTGTGTGTTCTTGTTGTCCAGTTTGTATTGCACCTAATCCAAGAGTTGATGGGTCTAAGGAAGAATGACGATGTTTGA
- the gndA gene encoding NADP-dependent phosphogluconate dehydrogenase yields the protein MTQIKNDIAMIGLGVMGKSLALNLLDNGFNVSGFDLNADNIERANSEAKQLNESFDGKGQFTKGTSLEHVLQGLAKPRVIALSVPAGKPVDIVVNNLLDAGLESDDIVIDTGNSLWTDTETREQNYKGKLRFFSTAVSGGEEGARVGPALMASGDQSAWQYVKPMWEAIAAKVDANGLPVAQFEVGEACAAYVGPSGTGHYVKMVHNGIEYADMQLICEVYHFMRDVLEMPPREIGQVFEQWNNGVLNSYLMEISADILQQDDIVTGKPFVDVVLDKAGQKGTGLWTAVNSLQEGCPTPTIAQAVYARAMSGQKSQRIQGSQLLKGNTADASQLDKAEVVSELHDALYCAKLSVYAQGFDLLKTASDKEGWNLDFTQIAKIWRAGCIIRAAFLQSITSAYQQNSELANLLFDEAFIKQVEERELAWRIAVANSALYGVPMPGISSALSYFDSLRCEVLPANLLQAQRDYFGSHTYSRVDRDEAEKFHVTWSQSPRTEVKVNA from the coding sequence ATGACTCAGATAAAAAATGACATCGCGATGATTGGTTTAGGTGTGATGGGCAAAAGCTTAGCGCTGAACCTACTCGACAATGGATTCAATGTTTCGGGTTTCGATTTAAATGCTGATAACATTGAACGTGCAAATTCAGAAGCGAAGCAGCTTAATGAGTCCTTTGACGGCAAAGGTCAGTTCACTAAAGGAACTAGCCTTGAACATGTATTACAGGGCTTAGCAAAACCTCGTGTTATCGCGTTATCGGTTCCTGCAGGAAAACCAGTCGATATCGTCGTGAATAATCTGCTCGATGCAGGTTTGGAGAGCGACGATATAGTTATCGATACGGGTAACAGCTTATGGACAGATACCGAAACGCGTGAACAGAATTACAAAGGTAAGCTTCGTTTTTTCAGCACCGCAGTGTCTGGTGGTGAAGAGGGGGCCCGTGTTGGCCCTGCGCTGATGGCGAGTGGTGACCAGTCTGCTTGGCAATATGTGAAGCCAATGTGGGAAGCGATTGCTGCAAAAGTGGATGCGAACGGTTTACCTGTAGCTCAATTTGAAGTGGGTGAGGCGTGCGCTGCGTATGTTGGCCCTTCTGGCACCGGTCATTACGTTAAGATGGTGCACAACGGTATTGAATACGCCGATATGCAGCTCATCTGCGAAGTGTATCATTTCATGCGTGACGTTCTGGAAATGCCACCTCGAGAGATTGGTCAAGTCTTTGAACAGTGGAATAACGGTGTTCTTAATAGTTACCTAATGGAAATCAGTGCGGATATTCTTCAGCAAGACGATATTGTTACTGGGAAGCCATTTGTTGATGTCGTGCTGGATAAAGCCGGGCAGAAAGGCACTGGATTGTGGACTGCTGTGAATAGTCTACAAGAGGGTTGTCCAACGCCAACCATTGCACAGGCGGTCTATGCTCGTGCGATGAGCGGTCAAAAATCACAACGTATTCAAGGGAGTCAGCTTCTAAAAGGCAATACTGCGGACGCCAGCCAGTTGGATAAAGCGGAGGTTGTCTCTGAGCTTCATGACGCACTCTACTGCGCCAAGCTGTCTGTTTATGCTCAAGGCTTTGACTTGTTGAAAACAGCGTCGGACAAAGAAGGCTGGAACCTAGATTTCACCCAAATCGCTAAGATTTGGCGAGCAGGTTGTATTATCCGTGCTGCTTTCTTACAAAGTATCACGTCGGCTTACCAACAAAATAGTGAGCTAGCGAACCTGTTGTTTGATGAGGCTTTTATCAAACAAGTGGAAGAACGTGAGTTGGCTTGGCGTATTGCCGTGGCTAATTCTGCTTTATATGGTGTGCCGATGCCGGGGATCAGCTCTGCATTAAGTTACTTTGATTCTTTGCGCTGTGAAGTGCTGCCAGCGAATTTACTGCAAGCACAACGGGATTACTTCGGTTCTCACACTTATTCGCGAGTCGATAGAGATGAGGCTGAGAAGTTTCACGTGACTTGGAGCCAGTCTCCAAGAACGGAAGTTAAAGTTAACGCTTAA
- a CDS encoding peptide MFS transporter, which translates to MWNRLNKSMMFCQMMFGLSFYGVMVILTRFFLEDLNYNEADTMMVVGAFSAIGPLFAIAGGFIADKFLGAYRSLTIAFLGFASGYVLLVLGAAATNVPMALCGIALASYARGLMSPSYPSLYKRTFKTQEDFENCYPINYSVNNIGALLGQYLFPMLVLVVGFHGGFLLSAVLAGAALLMMIFVRKGLVEASAEIDQQPVSTKNWAAFLGLSAAMIGLVFFMFSNMDIGQNIVYAIGGAAIVYFVSLMLKSKKSDMLKMGTILIITFLTTCFFVYYGQMMTSMTMVAINTMRGDLFGFIPVAPEASMAMNPLWCMVAGPIIAGIFSNLEKKNINFSTATKVGFSFILTAIAFGILTMAVTTVGDDVLIRPEVFLAIHFFLAFGEVIVGSMVVAFILSVAPKHIENFSVSLFSVAIALSGIVGAVFSTSIALEKGQEITQEIVQTVYGDYFQMLTVLAVVMVGIAMAASFIIRKMLEAAKAADETIELEQANS; encoded by the coding sequence ATGTGGAATAGATTAAACAAATCAATGATGTTCTGCCAAATGATGTTTGGACTTTCGTTCTATGGCGTCATGGTGATCTTGACTCGTTTCTTCCTTGAAGACCTGAACTACAATGAAGCTGACACCATGATGGTCGTTGGTGCTTTCTCTGCAATCGGACCACTGTTTGCTATCGCGGGTGGCTTCATCGCCGACAAATTTTTAGGTGCTTACCGTTCTTTAACCATTGCCTTTTTAGGCTTCGCAAGTGGTTATGTTTTACTGGTACTCGGTGCAGCAGCAACCAATGTACCTATGGCATTATGTGGTATCGCTTTAGCAAGTTATGCACGTGGTTTGATGTCTCCTTCTTACCCAAGTCTTTACAAACGCACGTTCAAAACTCAAGAAGATTTTGAAAACTGCTACCCTATCAACTACTCAGTAAACAACATTGGTGCACTACTAGGCCAATACTTGTTCCCAATGCTAGTACTTGTCGTTGGTTTCCACGGCGGTTTCCTTCTTTCAGCTGTTCTAGCAGGCGCTGCGCTTCTAATGATGATCTTTGTTCGCAAGGGCCTTGTTGAAGCAAGTGCAGAGATCGATCAACAACCAGTAAGCACTAAAAACTGGGCAGCATTCCTTGGTCTTTCTGCCGCTATGATTGGCTTAGTATTCTTCATGTTCTCTAACATGGATATTGGCCAAAACATCGTATACGCAATTGGCGGTGCAGCAATCGTCTACTTTGTTTCTTTGATGTTGAAATCGAAGAAATCAGACATGCTGAAGATGGGCACTATCTTAATCATCACATTCCTTACTACCTGTTTCTTCGTGTACTACGGTCAAATGATGACATCGATGACAATGGTAGCGATCAACACAATGCGTGGTGACTTATTCGGCTTCATCCCTGTGGCTCCAGAAGCGTCAATGGCAATGAACCCACTATGGTGTATGGTTGCAGGCCCTATCATCGCGGGCATCTTCTCTAACCTAGAAAAGAAAAACATTAACTTCTCTACCGCAACCAAAGTAGGCTTCTCATTCATTCTGACGGCTATCGCTTTCGGTATCCTGACAATGGCAGTGACCACAGTTGGTGACGACGTTCTGATTCGCCCTGAAGTATTCCTAGCAATCCACTTCTTCCTAGCATTTGGTGAAGTCATTGTTGGCTCTATGGTTGTTGCGTTCATTTTGTCTGTTGCACCTAAGCACATTGAGAACTTCTCAGTTAGCTTGTTCTCTGTGGCAATCGCCCTATCAGGCATTGTTGGTGCAGTATTCTCAACGTCAATTGCACTAGAGAAAGGTCAAGAAATCACACAAGAGATCGTGCAAACGGTTTACGGCGATTACTTCCAAATGCTGACTGTTCTGGCAGTCGTGATGGTAGGTATTGCGATGGCAGCATCATTCATTATTCGTAAGATGCTAGAAGCAGCAAAAGCCGCTGATGAGACGATTGAACTAGAGCAAGCTAACAGCTAA
- a CDS encoding L-serine ammonia-lyase: MLSIFDIYKIGVGPSSSHTNGPMIAGFNFTQKIESVLGQVTRIQIDLYGSLSLTGIGHHTDRATLLGLLGNRPDTIKITSANAAMRKAIEDKSLMVSGNHEIHFDVESDLLFHKTNLPLHENGMTISAFDESGSLLDMETYYSIGGGFIATADELQNGKQESETQVEFPFSSADQLLELSDQNGLSLGGLVLRNEVSFQGMDVIDQKADQIWKVMSLCMQRGFDTEGILDGGLEVTRRAPALLKKLEANASIENDPMEIMDWINLFAFAVSEENAAGGQVVTSPTNGAAGVIPAVLMYYHRFIKELDTKQLKDFLAVSGAIGILYKTNASISGAEVGCQGEVGVSSSMAAAGLTALRGGSNEQICIAAEIAMEHSLGMTCDPIGGLVQVPCIERNAMGAMKAINASRMALKRTSKCLISLDKVIETMYQTGKDMNKKYRETSLGGLAVIHMAPPCE; the protein is encoded by the coding sequence ATGCTGTCTATTTTTGACATATACAAAATCGGGGTCGGGCCTTCCAGCTCCCATACCAACGGACCAATGATCGCTGGGTTCAACTTTACCCAAAAGATTGAATCTGTACTTGGTCAAGTTACCCGTATTCAAATTGACTTATACGGCTCATTGTCACTAACAGGCATTGGTCACCACACCGACCGTGCAACCCTGTTAGGCCTACTTGGCAACCGCCCTGATACGATCAAAATAACCAGCGCTAATGCGGCCATGCGTAAAGCAATTGAAGATAAATCTTTAATGGTGAGTGGCAACCATGAAATTCATTTCGATGTAGAGAGCGACCTACTCTTCCACAAAACCAATCTACCCCTTCATGAAAATGGCATGACTATCTCTGCCTTTGATGAAAGTGGCAGCCTTCTGGACATGGAAACCTACTACTCGATTGGTGGTGGTTTTATCGCAACTGCTGATGAACTTCAGAATGGCAAGCAAGAGTCAGAAACACAAGTTGAATTCCCCTTCTCTTCTGCCGATCAATTGCTTGAACTGTCCGACCAAAATGGACTGAGCCTTGGTGGTTTAGTCCTACGCAACGAAGTGTCATTCCAAGGCATGGATGTGATCGACCAGAAAGCTGACCAAATTTGGAAGGTGATGTCTCTGTGTATGCAACGTGGCTTCGACACCGAAGGTATCCTTGATGGTGGCCTAGAAGTCACACGCCGAGCGCCTGCACTTTTGAAGAAGCTCGAAGCGAATGCCTCTATTGAAAATGATCCAATGGAGATCATGGATTGGATTAACCTGTTTGCCTTTGCAGTAAGCGAAGAGAATGCAGCGGGTGGCCAAGTTGTGACATCACCGACCAACGGTGCTGCTGGTGTTATTCCTGCAGTATTAATGTACTACCATCGTTTCATCAAAGAACTGGATACTAAACAACTGAAAGACTTCTTAGCGGTGTCTGGTGCTATCGGCATCCTGTACAAAACCAATGCTTCTATTTCTGGCGCTGAAGTGGGTTGTCAAGGTGAGGTTGGTGTGTCTTCTTCGATGGCTGCGGCAGGCTTAACTGCCCTACGCGGCGGCAGTAACGAGCAGATCTGTATTGCTGCTGAGATTGCAATGGAGCACTCTCTGGGCATGACATGCGACCCAATCGGCGGGCTAGTACAGGTACCGTGTATTGAACGTAACGCTATGGGTGCGATGAAAGCCATCAATGCATCACGTATGGCGTTGAAGCGCACCAGCAAGTGCCTGATCTCGTTAGACAAGGTTATTGAAACCATGTACCAAACAGGTAAAGACATGAACAAGAAGTACCGTGAAACGTCTTTAGGCGGCTTGGCGGTGATTCACATGGCGCCACCGTGTGAATAA
- a CDS encoding NUDIX hydrolase, whose product MRHLKTTIHPDIDHLDNKTVYKRNAARAIVLDGEDILMLYTERYHDYTIPGGGLDEGEDVIAGMVRELEEETGAKNIHSIKPFGIFEEFRPWYKDDADMMHMISYCYSCKIDRELGETAYEDYEVKNGMKPVWMNIHEAIAHNEKTMAESPKKGMSIERETFLLHLIAKEML is encoded by the coding sequence ATGAGACACCTAAAAACCACTATTCACCCTGATATCGACCATCTAGACAATAAAACAGTATATAAGCGCAACGCAGCCCGTGCGATTGTGTTAGATGGCGAAGACATTCTGATGCTTTATACAGAGCGTTATCACGACTACACCATTCCTGGTGGCGGTTTGGATGAAGGTGAAGATGTTATTGCAGGCATGGTTCGTGAACTGGAAGAAGAGACGGGTGCGAAGAATATTCACAGCATCAAGCCGTTCGGTATTTTTGAAGAGTTCCGTCCTTGGTACAAAGACGACGCGGATATGATGCACATGATCTCTTACTGCTACTCATGCAAGATCGACCGTGAGCTTGGTGAAACGGCTTACGAAGATTATGAAGTGAAAAATGGGATGAAACCGGTGTGGATGAACATCCATGAAGCGATCGCTCATAATGAAAAAACGATGGCTGAAAGTCCTAAAAAGGGCATGAGCATTGAGCGCGAGACGTTTTTGTTGCATTTGATCGCAAAAGAAATGCTTTAA
- a CDS encoding TRAP transporter large permease: protein MFDLSSIGIAWGSLLMLVMMIGLLLTGMQLAFVTGFVAIFFTLCWFGPDALPLIASRTYSFASGYVFLAVPMFVLMAALLDRSGIARDLFDAMKSVGRKVRGGVAVQTLLVAVLLASMSGVIGGETVLLGILALPQMLRLGYDRKLAIGTTCAGGALGTMLPPSIVLIIYGMTASVSIGDLFKASFLPAFILAGCYIGYVLIRCKLNPSLAPIPSDDETEEDIANQPSYFKALFFPLLSVATVLGSIYTGIASVTEASALGVVGIIISALIRGELNYNMLKESAIATMRTCGMIMWIGIGASALVGIYNLMGGIDFVEETILALSGGNATVTLLIMMAILLVLGMFLDWVGVALLTMPIFVPIITGLGFDPVWFGVVFCLNMQVSFLSPPFGPAAFYLKSVAPKDISLGEIFTSLLPFIALQVLVLGLVIVFPQLALWWQ from the coding sequence ATGTTTGATTTATCTTCTATTGGTATCGCATGGGGCAGTTTGCTCATGCTGGTTATGATGATTGGTTTGCTACTCACGGGTATGCAGCTGGCTTTCGTAACAGGCTTTGTCGCGATTTTCTTCACCCTGTGTTGGTTTGGCCCTGATGCCTTGCCTCTGATTGCTAGCCGAACTTACAGTTTTGCTTCAGGTTATGTATTCCTCGCCGTCCCAATGTTCGTATTGATGGCAGCGCTCTTAGACCGTTCAGGTATCGCTCGAGACCTGTTTGATGCCATGAAATCGGTTGGCCGTAAGGTTCGCGGCGGTGTTGCGGTACAAACCTTATTGGTAGCCGTGTTGTTGGCCTCAATGTCGGGTGTTATCGGTGGTGAAACTGTACTACTTGGTATTCTTGCTCTGCCTCAAATGCTTCGCTTGGGTTATGACCGTAAGCTTGCTATCGGTACAACCTGTGCGGGTGGTGCGCTAGGCACCATGCTTCCACCAAGTATCGTACTGATTATCTATGGTATGACAGCTAGCGTATCAATTGGTGATTTGTTTAAAGCGTCTTTCTTACCAGCGTTTATCCTAGCGGGTTGTTACATCGGCTACGTATTGATTCGTTGTAAGTTAAACCCTTCTCTTGCGCCTATTCCTAGTGATGATGAGACAGAGGAAGACATCGCTAATCAACCTAGCTACTTCAAGGCTCTGTTCTTCCCACTGCTTTCAGTAGCAACAGTTCTAGGCAGTATTTATACAGGTATCGCTTCAGTAACCGAAGCTTCAGCTTTGGGTGTGGTTGGTATCATCATAAGTGCACTAATCCGTGGTGAGCTGAACTACAACATGCTCAAAGAGAGTGCCATCGCAACGATGCGTACCTGCGGTATGATCATGTGGATTGGTATCGGCGCAAGTGCTCTGGTTGGTATCTACAACTTGATGGGTGGTATTGATTTTGTTGAAGAAACCATCCTTGCGCTAAGTGGCGGCAACGCGACAGTAACGCTGTTAATCATGATGGCTATCTTGTTGGTACTTGGTATGTTCCTTGACTGGGTTGGTGTAGCACTTTTAACAATGCCAATCTTCGTTCCAATCATTACTGGTCTTGGCTTCGACCCAGTTTGGTTTGGTGTTGTGTTCTGTCTAAACATGCAGGTGTCTTTCTTGTCACCACCATTTGGCCCAGCGGCTTTCTATCTGAAATCGGTCGCGCCAAAAGACATCAGCTTGGGCGAGATTTTCACGTCACTGCTGCCGTTCATTGCACTTCAAGTCCTAGTTTTAGGCTTAGTTATCGTCTTCCCGCAACTCGCGCTTTGGTGGCAATAA
- a CDS encoding YdcF family protein produces the protein MSINHLLIVLGKRLNENKLTDEGISRVDALVGYLAELLVEESNQQTAVAFCGGVTKGQTLSEADAMHQYFRELEAQREHPFNLGAILLEQRSTNTVENIQNLASEMIESGLFTRGQSVKVTFVSNDYHLQRIFEIQALMDEQGLLKVLSEKCSALGVELQIDRELESHIPVPYPHQTTQGQLFLLMDVLTTYRVYLEGVNAGSFKRDLDTVREEPQRLSVEALVKAKELVGCSSLFGIVESLLPVLERCVQQTPVDTDIKKVREYLALLDTNLTLLNRYLDPESDHTHRWWR, from the coding sequence ATGAGCATTAATCACCTCCTTATTGTGCTGGGTAAGCGACTTAATGAGAATAAATTGACTGATGAAGGAATCAGTCGGGTTGATGCTTTAGTTGGGTATCTGGCGGAGCTTTTGGTCGAAGAGTCGAATCAGCAAACGGCCGTTGCATTTTGTGGCGGGGTAACAAAGGGGCAAACTCTCTCTGAAGCGGATGCAATGCACCAGTATTTTCGAGAACTTGAAGCTCAGCGTGAACATCCATTTAACTTAGGTGCAATCTTACTTGAGCAACGCTCAACAAATACGGTGGAGAACATTCAGAATTTGGCTTCTGAAATGATCGAGAGCGGGTTGTTTACTCGCGGGCAGAGTGTGAAAGTAACGTTTGTTTCTAACGATTATCACTTGCAACGTATCTTTGAGATTCAAGCGTTGATGGACGAGCAAGGTCTGCTTAAGGTGCTTAGCGAAAAGTGTTCAGCGCTGGGTGTAGAACTACAGATAGATCGCGAGTTGGAATCTCATATTCCAGTGCCATACCCGCACCAAACGACTCAAGGCCAACTATTTTTGTTGATGGATGTATTAACGACTTACCGAGTTTACCTTGAAGGCGTCAATGCTGGGTCATTCAAGCGAGATTTAGATACGGTGAGGGAAGAGCCACAAAGACTCTCCGTTGAGGCGTTGGTTAAAGCAAAAGAATTGGTAGGGTGTTCGTCCCTTTTTGGTATCGTGGAAAGCCTGCTTCCGGTTTTGGAGCGTTGTGTTCAACAGACTCCAGTGGATACTGACATAAAAAAAGTCAGGGAATATCTAGCACTACTAGACACTAACCTGACTTTATTGAATCGATATTTAGATCCAGAATCGGATCACACACATCGCTGGTGGCGATAG
- a CDS encoding gluconokinase, whose product MKSKKILVMGVSGCGKSLIGSRIAEALTLQFFDGDDFHPQSNVEKMRQGIPLTDEDRQGWLETLNKQYIEQPSAVIACSALKPQYRDILRNNNQDLVIVYLQGSFDTIWNRHKARENHYFNGQEMLKSQFETLVEPELDEALFVDISQDVEQVVESALKQIKQIG is encoded by the coding sequence ATGAAAAGCAAAAAAATACTCGTGATGGGCGTATCTGGATGCGGAAAAAGCCTGATTGGTAGCCGTATCGCAGAAGCATTAACGCTCCAGTTTTTTGATGGGGATGACTTCCATCCGCAAAGCAATGTAGAAAAGATGCGTCAAGGTATTCCACTGACAGACGAAGATCGTCAAGGATGGCTGGAAACACTGAATAAACAATATATCGAACAACCAAGCGCTGTGATCGCTTGCTCGGCTCTAAAGCCGCAATACCGCGATATTCTGCGTAACAACAATCAAGATTTGGTGATTGTGTACCTACAGGGCAGTTTCGATACGATTTGGAATCGTCATAAAGCTCGTGAAAATCATTATTTTAATGGTCAAGAAATGTTGAAAAGCCAGTTTGAAACCTTGGTTGAACCTGAGCTAGATGAAGCGTTATTTGTTGATATCTCGCAAGATGTTGAACAAGTCGTAGAAAGTGCACTTAAACAAATTAAGCAGATAGGCTAA
- a CDS encoding siderophore-interacting protein → MSKPSPITLTVTQTSTITPNMQRITLSGEGLSKYPTECAGGYIKLLFSPLGTTDLSQLNEGERPTMRTYTIRQYNPIEQFIEVDFVRHITKDLQCGFAARWAMSAQVGDTISVAGPGLIQGLNLESDWFFLVADMTSLPALSAKVKSLPEHAIGHAVVQINSAADKQALEAPEGIKITWLIEDETEETLSQTVRNIEWLDGQVSVWTACEFESMRELRQYFRNEKEVEKENIYISSYWKRGVTEDGHKVLKQQDAQALAS, encoded by the coding sequence ATGAGCAAGCCTAGCCCTATCACATTAACCGTTACTCAAACCTCAACCATTACTCCAAACATGCAGCGTATAACGCTGAGCGGTGAAGGATTAAGTAAATACCCAACAGAATGTGCCGGCGGCTACATCAAGCTTTTATTCTCGCCACTAGGCACCACTGATTTGAGCCAATTGAATGAAGGTGAGCGTCCAACCATGCGCACCTACACCATTCGTCAGTACAACCCAATAGAGCAATTCATCGAAGTCGATTTCGTTCGCCACATCACTAAAGATTTGCAATGTGGCTTTGCTGCAAGATGGGCAATGAGCGCACAAGTGGGTGATACTATTTCAGTGGCTGGCCCAGGTTTAATCCAAGGACTAAACCTTGAATCGGATTGGTTCTTCTTAGTCGCAGACATGACTTCACTCCCTGCGCTTTCCGCAAAAGTAAAATCACTTCCAGAGCACGCGATAGGCCACGCTGTGGTTCAAATAAACTCAGCAGCAGACAAGCAAGCACTTGAAGCACCTGAAGGCATCAAAATCACTTGGTTGATTGAAGATGAAACTGAAGAAACACTATCACAAACCGTTCGCAACATAGAATGGTTAGACGGTCAGGTTTCAGTATGGACAGCGTGTGAATTTGAAAGCATGCGCGAGCTAAGACAGTACTTCCGCAACGAAAAAGAAGTAGAAAAAGAGAATATTTACATCAGCAGCTACTGGAAACGTGGCGTCACTGAAGATGGCCATAAAGTGCTGAAACAACAAGATGCTCAAGCTTTAGCGAGCTAA